A single genomic interval of Stieleria maiorica harbors:
- a CDS encoding cobalamin-binding protein, translated as MRIVSLLPSATEIICAIGLRDQLVGVSHECDYPASVSELPKVTRTIIPDDVSSGQIDALVREQVRTQQALYRLDVPLVRSLEPDLIVTQALCNVCAVSKHDVDQALCSLANRAQVINLEPTCLGDVFDCIGRVAAAAGCESDGATCVDRLKTRVQAVADRSQNIRRQPAVMLLEWIDPPFSAGHWNPELVALAGGRPVIGAAGERSQSVDWDRVVQADPDVIFIACCGFDVRRTLDDLPRLQSYPHWRTLRCVRAGRVYVVDGSAYFNRPGPRLVDSLEILSHTLHPEVHPRDGGLPEASRVLPIAGRADG; from the coding sequence ATGCGGATCGTTTCCCTTCTTCCCAGCGCGACCGAAATCATTTGTGCGATCGGCTTGCGTGATCAGCTCGTCGGCGTCTCCCACGAATGTGATTATCCGGCGTCGGTGTCCGAACTGCCCAAAGTAACGCGAACGATCATCCCCGACGACGTTTCGAGCGGCCAAATCGACGCGTTGGTGCGCGAGCAAGTCAGAACGCAACAGGCACTTTACCGATTGGATGTGCCATTGGTGCGTTCGCTGGAGCCGGATTTGATCGTGACGCAAGCACTGTGTAATGTATGCGCCGTTTCGAAGCACGATGTCGACCAGGCATTGTGCTCGCTTGCAAACCGTGCCCAGGTCATCAATCTGGAACCCACCTGTTTGGGCGACGTTTTCGACTGTATCGGTCGAGTTGCCGCGGCGGCAGGTTGCGAGTCCGACGGGGCGACGTGCGTCGATCGATTGAAAACGCGCGTCCAAGCCGTGGCCGACCGTTCGCAAAACATCCGGCGTCAACCTGCGGTGATGCTGCTGGAATGGATCGACCCGCCGTTCAGCGCCGGGCACTGGAACCCCGAACTGGTGGCACTGGCCGGCGGACGCCCCGTCATTGGCGCTGCGGGCGAGCGATCGCAGTCGGTGGACTGGGATCGCGTCGTCCAGGCTGATCCGGACGTGATCTTCATCGCCTGTTGCGGATTCGACGTGCGGCGCACGCTGGACGATCTGCCCCGCCTGCAATCCTATCCCCATTGGCGGACGTTGCGATGTGTCCGGGCGGGGCGTGTCTATGTGGTCGACGGTTCGGCGTATTTCAATCGTCCCGGCCCGCGTTTGGTGGACAGCCTGGAAATCCTCTCACACACGCTGCATCCGGAAGTTCATCCGCGGGACGGCGGATTGCCCGAAGCCTCGCGGGTGCTTCCAATTGCCGGCCGCGCGGACGGGTAA
- a CDS encoding 3-keto-disaccharide hydrolase encodes MSRRFLQSTIVQGTLVCMFAAVGFADGGAIDPAQEAWYKKYKSQQNAPKPDEMLLNTDPEPDLSEGFVDLFNGEDLMGWTPKGGTCKYEVKDGALVGTVTPGSNSTYLSTDKTDFKDFVFTCEMKWEVDGNSGVMFRAQTKPGKNGETVFGPQAEMEGISGDRYWNGGIYGQSCGGYFYPVWLKEHKQARAALDREGWNRLTISAQGNVIKTWVNGVPVAHWVDDGTYSEGFFGLQIHKGAKGIVHWRGIRVKEL; translated from the coding sequence GTGTCGCGACGTTTTCTTCAATCAACGATCGTCCAGGGAACCCTTGTTTGCATGTTTGCGGCGGTCGGATTCGCCGATGGCGGGGCGATCGACCCCGCCCAAGAAGCGTGGTACAAGAAATACAAGTCACAGCAAAACGCGCCGAAACCGGATGAAATGCTGCTGAACACCGACCCGGAGCCGGATTTGTCCGAGGGATTTGTCGACCTGTTCAACGGCGAAGACCTGATGGGTTGGACGCCCAAGGGTGGCACCTGCAAGTACGAAGTGAAAGACGGTGCGCTGGTAGGGACGGTGACCCCAGGGTCCAACAGTACCTACCTGAGCACCGACAAAACAGATTTCAAGGACTTCGTTTTCACCTGCGAGATGAAATGGGAAGTCGACGGCAACTCGGGCGTCATGTTCCGCGCTCAAACCAAACCCGGAAAAAACGGCGAGACCGTTTTCGGGCCGCAAGCCGAGATGGAGGGGATCAGCGGTGATCGCTACTGGAACGGGGGAATCTACGGCCAAAGCTGTGGCGGCTATTTTTATCCCGTCTGGCTGAAGGAACACAAACAAGCCCGTGCGGCGCTGGACCGAGAGGGGTGGAATCGATTGACGATTTCCGCCCAAGGCAATGTGATCAAAACCTGGGTCAACGGCGTCCCGGTCGCTCACTGGGTGGATGACGGAACCTATTCCGAAGGTTTCTTTGGCCTGCAAATCCACAAGGGAGCCAAAGGCATCGTGCACTGGCGTGGCATCCGGGTCAAAGAGCTCTAA
- a CDS encoding HTTM domain-containing protein — MSSDSHRRFDWMRPVDASPLAVLRFILGVTFWFWASDYLAEDRWHILFVSPTVLFKYAWFEWVTLWPGDGIWWHFQAARISALAFAVGFLTRVNAAILAATMAYVLLVERQIYNNHDYLLACTAMLCCFLPCGRTLSLDQLLFRGSRGDSNMRLWQWWLVRFQLGLPYVFGGIAKLDSDWIAGQPAGLFVTSRVDTAWIGPLFTLPGAPFVMAWGGLLFDVLIVPALMWKRTRVIAIAAALVFHLTNATIFQIGVFPWFMLATLFVFFPVSFVPNVLRRIGAVSGMTPDSGAAIESTWCPPASRLHRLAIALSVAYVTVQLLLPVRPWVLPGNPSWNERGQRFAWRMMLRHKDCLLWYRIQTQDDYLIVPAKIVMTPNQLMRAPRDPELVRQAAVKLQELVASMGQPGCKVFALHLVSLNGRPATPLVDPSVDLTQAARGWFDDDWVIQDPGPLPPTPWRVPLDQWWQHIEMPATFHEIRSMRPSEAEAEYDRLAEQQRAMQSS, encoded by the coding sequence ATGTCGTCCGATTCGCACCGCCGTTTCGATTGGATGCGGCCAGTGGATGCAAGTCCGCTGGCCGTTTTGCGTTTCATCCTCGGCGTGACGTTCTGGTTCTGGGCGTCCGACTACCTCGCAGAAGACCGTTGGCACATCCTGTTTGTCAGCCCCACCGTCTTGTTCAAGTACGCGTGGTTTGAGTGGGTGACGCTGTGGCCCGGCGATGGGATTTGGTGGCATTTTCAAGCCGCACGCATCTCCGCACTCGCCTTTGCGGTTGGCTTTCTGACGCGGGTCAACGCTGCGATCCTGGCCGCGACGATGGCGTATGTGTTGTTGGTCGAACGCCAGATTTACAACAACCACGACTACCTGTTGGCCTGCACCGCGATGTTGTGCTGTTTCTTGCCCTGCGGTCGCACGCTGTCGTTGGATCAGTTGCTGTTTCGCGGATCCCGCGGTGATTCCAACATGCGGCTGTGGCAATGGTGGCTTGTCCGCTTTCAACTGGGGCTTCCCTATGTGTTTGGAGGGATCGCTAAGCTGGATTCCGACTGGATCGCCGGGCAACCCGCTGGATTGTTTGTCACTTCACGCGTCGACACGGCTTGGATCGGCCCCTTATTCACATTGCCGGGCGCCCCGTTTGTGATGGCTTGGGGGGGATTGCTGTTTGACGTGTTGATCGTCCCGGCATTGATGTGGAAACGAACGCGGGTGATCGCAATCGCCGCCGCTTTGGTTTTCCACCTGACCAACGCAACGATCTTTCAAATCGGTGTGTTCCCCTGGTTCATGTTGGCTACGCTGTTCGTGTTCTTTCCGGTTTCGTTCGTCCCCAACGTGTTGCGGCGGATCGGCGCTGTGAGTGGAATGACGCCAGACAGCGGAGCCGCCATCGAATCAACGTGGTGTCCGCCTGCGTCCCGACTGCATCGCTTGGCAATCGCGCTGTCGGTCGCCTATGTCACGGTTCAATTGCTATTGCCGGTCCGACCCTGGGTGTTGCCGGGAAACCCGAGTTGGAATGAACGGGGCCAGCGATTTGCGTGGCGGATGATGCTGCGTCACAAAGACTGTTTGCTTTGGTACAGAATCCAGACCCAGGACGATTACTTGATCGTGCCGGCAAAGATTGTGATGACGCCTAATCAACTGATGCGTGCACCGCGAGACCCGGAACTGGTTCGTCAAGCGGCGGTCAAGCTCCAGGAGCTTGTCGCATCGATGGGACAACCGGGATGCAAGGTCTTTGCGTTGCATCTGGTTTCGCTGAACGGCCGTCCCGCGACGCCGTTGGTCGATCCTAGCGTCGATTTAACGCAAGCCGCGCGCGGCTGGTTTGATGACGATTGGGTGATTCAAGATCCGGGGCCGCTGCCGCCGACGCCATGGCGTGTCCCACTGGATCAGTGGTGGCAACACATCGAGATGCCGGCGACGTTTCACGAGATCCGATCGATGCGGCCCAGCGAAGCCGAGGCCGAGTACGATCGTCTGGCCGAACAGCAGCGGGCGATGCAATCGTCGTGA
- a CDS encoding DUF4339 domain-containing protein, whose translation MSTQWFYMASGWIRKARRIGPISEADLLNRIDKGQIDPGTLVQSSKTRNKWIPMNKVGPAMERWRRSHPEESDKKTARQ comes from the coding sequence ATGTCAACGCAATGGTTTTATATGGCGAGCGGTTGGATCCGTAAGGCTCGACGTATCGGCCCCATCTCCGAAGCCGACCTGTTGAATCGAATTGACAAAGGTCAGATTGATCCCGGAACACTTGTCCAGAGCAGCAAGACACGCAACAAGTGGATCCCGATGAACAAAGTCGGACCCGCGATGGAGCGTTGGCGACGCAGCCATCCGGAAGAGTCAGACAAAAAAACGGCTCGGCAATGA